The Henckelia pumila isolate YLH828 chromosome 2, ASM3356847v2, whole genome shotgun sequence genome includes a window with the following:
- the LOC140881313 gene encoding uncharacterized protein isoform X1, translating to MELNKYGVSIFQRYSFAARPQLLPRRKLCLQAQASSPSRTQRIMESIPVNGEVGGAGGAYSYNALKRMDNLWSSICSASPVVQEPPQVVANVPTFFRDSEITEKCTDMFDVVVCGGTLGIFVATALSSRGLRVGIVEKAALQGREQEWNISRKELLELVEVGILTEDDIDRVTSATFNPNRCGFERKGEIWVNDILNLGVSPARLIEIMRKRFTFLGGAILEGCGVSNIFVYEDAAVLKLSDGKFLSSRLIIDAMGNFSPVVKQIRNGRQPDGVCLVVGSCCRGFKENCTSDVIFSSASVNTVGQSEVHYFWEAFPAGSGPLERTTYMFTYLFPEPGCPKLEELLEDYWELMPKYQGVSLEDLEVLRVIYGIFPTYRNSPLRAAFDRVLQFGDASGVQSPVSFGGFGSLTRHLGRLTDGIYEAVSNDFLDAQSLSLLNPYMPNLSASWLFQRAMSAKKQSNVSPDFINELLFANFQSMQKLGDPVLRPFLQDVIQFGPLVKTLGLVMLTRPLIIPSIFKKVGILVLFDWSGHFVMLGLYTFLSSFIDPLLRPFLDSFPAKTKYEWKQRLEAWKYGSGLDYKWSDSSEHDRRK from the exons atggAGCTGAACAAGTATGGAGTCTCCATCTTCCAACGCTACTCATTTGCCGCTCGCCCACAGCTTCTACCCAGAAGAAAACTTTGCCTGCAAGCGCAAGCCTCTTCTCCCTCCAGAACCCAA AGGATAATGGAAAGTATACCAGTAAATGGGGAAGTCGGAGGTGCTGGTGGTGCTTACTCATATAATGCTTTGAAAAGAATGGACAATTTATGGTCCAGCATTTGCTCTGCTTCACCAG TTGTCCAGGAACCACCACAAGTGGTTGCCAATGTTCCCACTTTCTTTCGTGATTCTGAAATAACTGAAAAATGTACTGATATGTTTGACGTCGTAGTTTGCGGTGGAACTTTGGGAATTTTCGTTGCTACTGCATTGAGTTCCAGAGGTCTTCGAGTGGGAATTGTAGAAAAGGCTGCTCTGCAGGGG AGGGAACAAGAGTGGAATATATCTAGGAAAGAGCTTTTGGAGCTCGTTGAAGTTGGTATTCTAACGGAAGATGACATTGATCGTGTTACCTCTGCCACTTTCAATCCT AACAGATGTGGATTTGAACGAAAGGGTGAGATTTGGGTTAATGACATCCTTAATCTTGGTGTTTC GCCTGCAAGGCTTATAGAAATCATGAGAAAGCGTTTCACCTTCCTTGGTGGTGCCATCTTGGAGGGTTGCGGCGTGTCAAACATATTCGTTTATGAGGATGCAGCT gTATTGAAACTATCAGATGGAAAGTTTTTGTCATCACGCCTCATTATTGATGCTATGGGAAACTTTTCTCCAGTAGTCAAGCAA ATAAGGAATGGAAGGCAACCAGACGGTGTGTGCCTTGTTGTCGGCTCTTGTTGTCGTGGTtttaaagagaattgtacaagTGATGTGATATTTAGTAGTGCTTCGGTGAACACAGTTGGTCAGTCAGAAGTACATTACTTCTGGGAG GCATTTCCAGCTGGATCAGGCCCACTTGAGCGAACAACATACATGTTCACATACCTTTTTCCCGAACCAGGGTGCCCCAAGTTGGAAGAGTTACTTGAAGATTATTGGGAATTGATGCCCAAATATCAG GGAGTGTCTCTGGAGGATCTGGAGGTTTTGAGAGTTATATATGGCATATTTCCTACGTACCGCAACAG TCCATTACGAGCAGCTTTTGATCGTGTTTTACAG TTTGGGGATGCTAGTGGTGTACAATCTCCAGTATCGTTTGGTGGTTTTGGGAGCTTGACCAGACATCTTGGAAGATTAACAGATG GCATATATGAAGCAGTTAGCAATGATTTTCTGGATGCTCAAAGTTTATCTCTGCTGAATCCTTACATG CCTAATTTAAGCGCATCCTGGTTGTTTCAAAGAGCCATGTCCGCCAAAAAGCAGTCCAATGTCTCACCTGATTTCATAAACGAACTTTTATTTGCCAATTTTCAGAGCATGCAG aAACTAGGGGATCCAGTGCTTCGCCCGTTTCTTCAG GATGTTATACAATTTGGTCCTCTCGTTAAGACGTTAGGCCTAGTAATGTTAACTAGACCTCTTATCATACCGTCTATATTCAAGAAG GTTGGTATTTTGGTGCTGTTCGACTGGTCCGGACATTTTGTGATGTTGGGACTTTATACATTTCTTTCCTCCTTCATTGACCCTTTGCTAAG GCCCTTTTTGGACTCATTTCCAGCTAAGACAAAATATGAATGGAAGCAGAGGCTTGAGGCATGGAAGTATGGATCTGGTTTGGACTACAAATGGAGTGATTCTAGTGAACACGATAGACGAAAATGA
- the LOC140881313 gene encoding uncharacterized protein isoform X2, with amino-acid sequence MELNKYGVSIFQRYSFAARPQLLPRRKLCLQAQASSPSRTQRIMESIPVNGEVGGAGGAYSYNALKRMDNLWSSICSASPVCGGTLGIFVATALSSRGLRVGIVEKAALQGREQEWNISRKELLELVEVGILTEDDIDRVTSATFNPNRCGFERKGEIWVNDILNLGVSPARLIEIMRKRFTFLGGAILEGCGVSNIFVYEDAAVLKLSDGKFLSSRLIIDAMGNFSPVVKQIRNGRQPDGVCLVVGSCCRGFKENCTSDVIFSSASVNTVGQSEVHYFWEAFPAGSGPLERTTYMFTYLFPEPGCPKLEELLEDYWELMPKYQGVSLEDLEVLRVIYGIFPTYRNSPLRAAFDRVLQFGDASGVQSPVSFGGFGSLTRHLGRLTDGIYEAVSNDFLDAQSLSLLNPYMPNLSASWLFQRAMSAKKQSNVSPDFINELLFANFQSMQKLGDPVLRPFLQDVIQFGPLVKTLGLVMLTRPLIIPSIFKKVGILVLFDWSGHFVMLGLYTFLSSFIDPLLRPFLDSFPAKTKYEWKQRLEAWKYGSGLDYKWSDSSEHDRRK; translated from the exons atggAGCTGAACAAGTATGGAGTCTCCATCTTCCAACGCTACTCATTTGCCGCTCGCCCACAGCTTCTACCCAGAAGAAAACTTTGCCTGCAAGCGCAAGCCTCTTCTCCCTCCAGAACCCAA AGGATAATGGAAAGTATACCAGTAAATGGGGAAGTCGGAGGTGCTGGTGGTGCTTACTCATATAATGCTTTGAAAAGAATGGACAATTTATGGTCCAGCATTTGCTCTGCTTCACCAG TTTGCGGTGGAACTTTGGGAATTTTCGTTGCTACTGCATTGAGTTCCAGAGGTCTTCGAGTGGGAATTGTAGAAAAGGCTGCTCTGCAGGGG AGGGAACAAGAGTGGAATATATCTAGGAAAGAGCTTTTGGAGCTCGTTGAAGTTGGTATTCTAACGGAAGATGACATTGATCGTGTTACCTCTGCCACTTTCAATCCT AACAGATGTGGATTTGAACGAAAGGGTGAGATTTGGGTTAATGACATCCTTAATCTTGGTGTTTC GCCTGCAAGGCTTATAGAAATCATGAGAAAGCGTTTCACCTTCCTTGGTGGTGCCATCTTGGAGGGTTGCGGCGTGTCAAACATATTCGTTTATGAGGATGCAGCT gTATTGAAACTATCAGATGGAAAGTTTTTGTCATCACGCCTCATTATTGATGCTATGGGAAACTTTTCTCCAGTAGTCAAGCAA ATAAGGAATGGAAGGCAACCAGACGGTGTGTGCCTTGTTGTCGGCTCTTGTTGTCGTGGTtttaaagagaattgtacaagTGATGTGATATTTAGTAGTGCTTCGGTGAACACAGTTGGTCAGTCAGAAGTACATTACTTCTGGGAG GCATTTCCAGCTGGATCAGGCCCACTTGAGCGAACAACATACATGTTCACATACCTTTTTCCCGAACCAGGGTGCCCCAAGTTGGAAGAGTTACTTGAAGATTATTGGGAATTGATGCCCAAATATCAG GGAGTGTCTCTGGAGGATCTGGAGGTTTTGAGAGTTATATATGGCATATTTCCTACGTACCGCAACAG TCCATTACGAGCAGCTTTTGATCGTGTTTTACAG TTTGGGGATGCTAGTGGTGTACAATCTCCAGTATCGTTTGGTGGTTTTGGGAGCTTGACCAGACATCTTGGAAGATTAACAGATG GCATATATGAAGCAGTTAGCAATGATTTTCTGGATGCTCAAAGTTTATCTCTGCTGAATCCTTACATG CCTAATTTAAGCGCATCCTGGTTGTTTCAAAGAGCCATGTCCGCCAAAAAGCAGTCCAATGTCTCACCTGATTTCATAAACGAACTTTTATTTGCCAATTTTCAGAGCATGCAG aAACTAGGGGATCCAGTGCTTCGCCCGTTTCTTCAG GATGTTATACAATTTGGTCCTCTCGTTAAGACGTTAGGCCTAGTAATGTTAACTAGACCTCTTATCATACCGTCTATATTCAAGAAG GTTGGTATTTTGGTGCTGTTCGACTGGTCCGGACATTTTGTGATGTTGGGACTTTATACATTTCTTTCCTCCTTCATTGACCCTTTGCTAAG GCCCTTTTTGGACTCATTTCCAGCTAAGACAAAATATGAATGGAAGCAGAGGCTTGAGGCATGGAAGTATGGATCTGGTTTGGACTACAAATGGAGTGATTCTAGTGAACACGATAGACGAAAATGA
- the LOC140881313 gene encoding uncharacterized protein isoform X3, whose translation MELNKYGVSIFQRYSFAARPQLLPRRKLCLQAQASSPSRTQRIMESIPVNGEVGGAGGAYSYNALKRMDNLWSSICSASPVVQEPPQVVANVPTFFRDSEITEKCTDMFDVVVCGGTLGIFVATALSSRGLRVGIVEKAALQGREQEWNISRKELLELVEVGILTEDDIDRVTSATFNPNRCGFERKGEIWVNDILNLGVSPARLIEIMRKRFTFLGGAILEGCGVSNIFVYEDAAVLKLSDGKFLSSRLIIDAMGNFSPVVKQIRNGRQPDGVCLVVGSCCRGFKENCTSDVIFSSASVNTVGQSEVHYFWEAFPAGSGPLERTTYMFTYLFPEPGCPKLEELLEDYWELMPKYQGVSLEDLEVLRVIYGIFPTYRNRFCA comes from the exons atggAGCTGAACAAGTATGGAGTCTCCATCTTCCAACGCTACTCATTTGCCGCTCGCCCACAGCTTCTACCCAGAAGAAAACTTTGCCTGCAAGCGCAAGCCTCTTCTCCCTCCAGAACCCAA AGGATAATGGAAAGTATACCAGTAAATGGGGAAGTCGGAGGTGCTGGTGGTGCTTACTCATATAATGCTTTGAAAAGAATGGACAATTTATGGTCCAGCATTTGCTCTGCTTCACCAG TTGTCCAGGAACCACCACAAGTGGTTGCCAATGTTCCCACTTTCTTTCGTGATTCTGAAATAACTGAAAAATGTACTGATATGTTTGACGTCGTAGTTTGCGGTGGAACTTTGGGAATTTTCGTTGCTACTGCATTGAGTTCCAGAGGTCTTCGAGTGGGAATTGTAGAAAAGGCTGCTCTGCAGGGG AGGGAACAAGAGTGGAATATATCTAGGAAAGAGCTTTTGGAGCTCGTTGAAGTTGGTATTCTAACGGAAGATGACATTGATCGTGTTACCTCTGCCACTTTCAATCCT AACAGATGTGGATTTGAACGAAAGGGTGAGATTTGGGTTAATGACATCCTTAATCTTGGTGTTTC GCCTGCAAGGCTTATAGAAATCATGAGAAAGCGTTTCACCTTCCTTGGTGGTGCCATCTTGGAGGGTTGCGGCGTGTCAAACATATTCGTTTATGAGGATGCAGCT gTATTGAAACTATCAGATGGAAAGTTTTTGTCATCACGCCTCATTATTGATGCTATGGGAAACTTTTCTCCAGTAGTCAAGCAA ATAAGGAATGGAAGGCAACCAGACGGTGTGTGCCTTGTTGTCGGCTCTTGTTGTCGTGGTtttaaagagaattgtacaagTGATGTGATATTTAGTAGTGCTTCGGTGAACACAGTTGGTCAGTCAGAAGTACATTACTTCTGGGAG GCATTTCCAGCTGGATCAGGCCCACTTGAGCGAACAACATACATGTTCACATACCTTTTTCCCGAACCAGGGTGCCCCAAGTTGGAAGAGTTACTTGAAGATTATTGGGAATTGATGCCCAAATATCAG GGAGTGTCTCTGGAGGATCTGGAGGTTTTGAGAGTTATATATGGCATATTTCCTACGTACCGCAACAG GTTTTGTGCCTAA